One Lentibacillus cibarius DNA window includes the following coding sequences:
- the aroQ gene encoding type II 3-dehydroquinate dehydratase, with protein sequence MNRLLLLNGPNINLLGKREKEVYGEFTLQTVEHELSALVCEYGGELDSFQSNHEGELIDCLHRANGKYDGILFNPAAYTHTSVALRDAIAAIDTPVIEVHISNVHQRETFRHQSMLAAVCYGQIVGFGKNSYRLAALAFLENK encoded by the coding sequence ATGAATCGTCTTTTGCTTCTTAATGGACCGAATATTAATCTGCTTGGTAAGCGGGAAAAAGAAGTTTACGGGGAATTCACACTACAGACAGTTGAGCATGAGCTGTCAGCACTGGTATGCGAATATGGGGGTGAACTGGATAGCTTCCAGTCCAATCATGAGGGGGAATTGATTGACTGTCTTCATCGGGCAAATGGGAAGTATGATGGCATTCTGTTTAACCCAGCCGCATACACCCACACAAGTGTCGCCCTGCGTGATGCCATTGCAGCGATTGATACACCTGTCATTGAAGTGCATATTTCAAACGTTCATCAGCGGGAAACGTTTCGCCACCAATCAATGCTGGCGGCCGTGTGTTATGGACAGATTGTCGGTTTTGGCAAGAACAGCTACCGACTGGCTGCACTGGCATTTTTGGAAAACAAATAG
- a CDS encoding YqhR family membrane protein, with translation MGTEDKQLEQNKQEEPLTVLSRSLITGFVGGIVFGFLGIALYYFNFSEVTPKSYLLRSWIIADWTDSWLGNTLTIIILGLLSIAVAFIYYIFFKKIETFLMGGAYGLILWGIVFYLLQPIFPNVPSLVDLNAYTIVSTVCLYILYGTFIGYSISYDYNEAVHQLKAKEERK, from the coding sequence AACAGAGGATAAGCAACTGGAACAGAATAAACAAGAGGAGCCATTAACTGTACTTTCCAGATCGTTGATTACAGGTTTTGTTGGTGGTATTGTTTTTGGCTTTTTGGGAATTGCCCTTTACTATTTTAATTTTTCAGAGGTGACACCGAAAAGCTACCTGCTGCGCTCATGGATCATAGCTGACTGGACGGACAGCTGGCTAGGAAACACACTGACAATCATCATTTTAGGGTTATTATCAATTGCGGTTGCGTTTATTTATTACATTTTCTTTAAGAAAATAGAAACATTTTTAATGGGGGGTGCTTACGGGCTCATTTTATGGGGAATTGTTTTTTATTTATTGCAACCAATTTTTCCGAACGTACCGTCTTTAGTTGACTTGAATGCCTATACCATTGTTTCGACTGTTTGTTTATATATATTATATGGCACGTTTATTGGTTATTCCATCTCGTATGATTACAATGAAGCAGTGCACCAATTAAAGGCTAAAGAGGAACGAAAATAA